A window of the Aquimarina spinulae genome harbors these coding sequences:
- a CDS encoding polyprenyl synthetase family protein, with protein MKVVEQIKLPIIDEMELFEQKFSESMTSKVALLNRITHYIVNRKGKQMRPMFVFLVSKMVSGGEVNERTYRGASVIELIHTATLVHDDVVDDSNQRRGFFSINALWKNKIAVLVGDYLLSKGLLLSIDYGDFDLLKIISVAVREMSEGELLQIEKARNLDITEEIYYEIIRQKTATLIAACCSLGACSVAPDSDDVEKMRKFGELIGMAFQIKDDLFDYGDTAIGKPTGIDIKEQKMTLPLIYTLNHCTKEKKKWLINSVKNHNKDKKRVKEVIDFVKISGGLEYAIKIMHQFKNEALSILSEYPDSDYKSSLELMVDYVIDRKK; from the coding sequence TTGAAAGTTGTAGAACAAATAAAATTACCGATCATTGATGAAATGGAACTTTTTGAGCAAAAGTTTTCAGAATCAATGACCTCTAAGGTAGCCTTACTCAATAGAATTACACATTATATTGTAAATAGAAAAGGTAAGCAGATGCGACCTATGTTCGTTTTTCTGGTCTCTAAAATGGTATCTGGAGGAGAAGTAAACGAACGAACATATCGGGGAGCTTCGGTAATAGAATTGATTCATACTGCAACTTTGGTTCATGATGATGTCGTAGATGACTCTAATCAAAGGCGAGGCTTCTTTTCTATTAATGCCTTATGGAAAAACAAAATAGCAGTTTTGGTAGGGGATTATCTATTGTCAAAAGGATTGTTACTTTCTATTGATTATGGAGATTTTGATCTTCTAAAAATTATTTCGGTAGCAGTAAGAGAAATGAGTGAAGGAGAACTGTTACAAATCGAAAAAGCTAGAAATCTTGATATCACAGAAGAGATATATTATGAGATCATCCGCCAGAAAACGGCAACATTAATAGCAGCTTGTTGTAGCTTGGGAGCTTGTTCTGTAGCTCCGGATTCTGATGATGTTGAAAAAATGAGAAAATTTGGAGAACTCATCGGAATGGCTTTTCAGATTAAAGATGATTTATTTGATTATGGTGATACAGCCATAGGAAAACCCACCGGGATTGATATTAAAGAGCAAAAAATGACACTCCCTCTTATCTACACACTAAATCATTGCACTAAAGAAAAAAAGAAGTGGCTTATTAACTCGGTAAAAAATCATAATAAAGATAAAAAAAGAGTTAAAGAAGTTATAGACTTTGTAAAAATAAGTGGAGGATTGGAGTACGCCATTAAAATAATGCATCAATTTAAAAATGAAGCACTTTCCATCTTATCAGAATATCCGGATTCAGATTACAAATCTTCTTTAGAACTTATGGTTGATTATGTTATTGACCGAAAAAAATAA
- a CDS encoding RNA polymerase sigma factor, translating to MKVIQFYKSETQLIKRAAKQYRDAQHQLYNKYAPKMLSVCRRYIKDIHFAEEVMLGGFLKVFMNLNKFKFEGSFEGWVRRIMVNESISFLRKEKQVLFTEEITSYTEESWNNINTELEIDQIQELIDSLPEGYRMVFVLYAIEGYKHSEIAKMLEISESTSKSQLFKARKTLQQKLNQQNKINNGAIEI from the coding sequence TTGAAAGTTATTCAATTTTATAAAAGTGAAACCCAACTCATTAAAAGGGCAGCAAAGCAATATCGTGATGCACAGCATCAGTTATACAATAAGTATGCGCCCAAAATGCTTAGTGTGTGCAGGCGATATATTAAGGATATTCATTTTGCGGAAGAAGTAATGCTTGGCGGGTTTTTAAAAGTTTTTATGAATTTGAATAAATTTAAATTCGAAGGAAGTTTTGAAGGATGGGTACGAAGAATTATGGTTAATGAATCGATCTCTTTTTTAAGAAAAGAAAAACAAGTTCTTTTTACAGAAGAAATAACAAGCTATACCGAAGAATCCTGGAACAATATTAATACAGAATTAGAAATAGACCAGATTCAGGAGCTAATAGATAGTTTGCCAGAAGGATATAGAATGGTATTTGTATTATATGCTATAGAAGGATACAAGCATAGCGAGATAGCTAAAATGCTAGAGATTTCTGAAAGTACTTCAAAATCTCAACTATTTAAAGCTAGGAAAACGTTACAACAAAAGTTAAATCAACAAAATAAGATAAATAATGGCGCCATTGAAATTTGA
- a CDS encoding fibronectin type III domain-containing protein — translation MKTKFFYLTLFVFCSFGLLAQKGTPVKANSVSESAYKRDIPAFSKMKNIISAKGLDHVAPRKRRGSNTFVPGKGFPRGNDPLIEQQKSARKMAVRAPVASFDAHVGTVLNDATGAIGPNHYVYAFNSGFGILDRTGNVLLAEASLGTLFPGETLGDPVVVYDNFADRFIIMEFSNSPNGFLIAVCKGPDPVNDGWSTYRFNTGTFPDYEKLSIWNDGYYITANKDQNAPDTNDVVFVVERDKMIAGETTAQMVSFPLPGAETNGFYSPGGFNATGTTLPPAGVGCSIVYMQDDSWSGISTDHLKVWTTSVNWTTPANSTISQPQSINTTPFDSVFDNGSFQNLDEPGSGPDIDALQATMMYMTNYRRFGTHNSVVMNFVVDLDGNDSLAGIRWYELRQTADGQPWTIYQEGTYTQPDGLSAFCGSIAQDSQGNIGLAYTVVSTSVYTSLRYTGRLASDPVGTMTVAEQVSADGDSQNNRGDGRYGDYGQMTIDPLDDKTFWHISEYMKGPAPNVRKSHVVAFRIEPDTPDTEAPTAPANLTASNTTDVSTSLNWDASTDNIGVTGYDVYQDGTVVATVATTTADITGLTASTSYDFSVKAKDAAGNESVASATITVTTVAPDTQAPTVPANLTASNTSAGQTTLNWDASTDNVGVAGYDVLQDGAVVATVTATTNIVTGLSPETTYEFKVLAKDAAGNESATSTPISVTTLAATGCLNGVAVPYSESFESDFGGWTQASGDDLDWSRDSGGTPSNNTGPSSADDGSTYIYVEASGNGTGYPNKRAILNSPCVDLSGATAAIFSFRYHMYGATNFGSLDVEASNDDGATWTSIWNQSGNQGNSWQTATIDLAAYLGVGLQLRFNRVTGNTWQADAAIDKISLTSDTAGNCATGDLSLSITFDNYPEETSWTLTDAGGTTVASKSYSTANPDGSTVTETISAPASGSYTFTISDSFGDGICCSYGNGSYTLSSSAGAIASGGEFTNSDATEFCVQGSSVRLDTYELTDVNSNDKRFMLYPNPTNGILNISVGKTPIQKLEIFSMFGQKVRSIDDQGIKQIDVSNLTAGTYFARITAKETIVTRSFIVAK, via the coding sequence ATGAAAACTAAATTTTTTTATCTAACATTATTTGTGTTTTGCAGCTTCGGGCTGCTTGCTCAAAAGGGAACTCCCGTAAAAGCTAACTCTGTAAGTGAATCAGCTTACAAAAGGGATATCCCAGCATTTTCTAAAATGAAAAACATTATTTCTGCTAAAGGGCTTGACCATGTCGCTCCGCGTAAACGTAGAGGAAGTAATACTTTCGTTCCAGGAAAAGGTTTCCCTCGGGGAAATGATCCGCTTATCGAGCAACAAAAAAGTGCTCGTAAAATGGCAGTTCGAGCTCCAGTAGCATCTTTTGATGCTCATGTAGGAACTGTATTAAATGATGCAACAGGGGCAATTGGCCCTAATCATTATGTGTATGCATTTAACTCTGGTTTTGGTATCCTCGATAGAACGGGTAACGTTCTATTGGCTGAAGCCTCTTTAGGAACCTTGTTTCCTGGGGAAACATTAGGAGATCCAGTGGTGGTATATGATAACTTCGCCGATAGATTTATTATCATGGAGTTTAGTAACTCACCAAATGGATTTTTAATAGCAGTCTGTAAAGGACCAGATCCAGTAAATGATGGATGGTCTACCTATAGATTTAATACGGGAACATTTCCTGATTATGAAAAATTATCTATCTGGAATGATGGATACTACATTACTGCAAATAAAGATCAAAATGCTCCGGATACTAATGATGTTGTATTTGTGGTAGAACGAGATAAGATGATTGCAGGAGAAACAACCGCCCAAATGGTAAGTTTTCCATTGCCAGGAGCAGAAACCAATGGGTTTTATAGTCCAGGTGGATTTAATGCTACAGGTACAACACTTCCTCCGGCAGGTGTAGGTTGTTCTATAGTGTACATGCAAGATGATAGCTGGTCTGGGATTTCAACAGATCACTTAAAGGTATGGACAACCAGTGTAAACTGGACGACTCCAGCGAATTCTACAATTTCACAACCGCAATCGATCAATACAACACCTTTTGATAGTGTGTTTGATAATGGATCTTTTCAAAACCTTGATGAACCAGGTAGTGGGCCAGACATAGATGCATTACAGGCAACTATGATGTATATGACAAACTATAGACGTTTTGGTACTCATAACTCTGTGGTAATGAATTTTGTGGTAGACTTAGATGGTAATGATAGTTTAGCTGGTATTCGTTGGTATGAACTTCGCCAAACTGCAGATGGGCAACCATGGACTATTTATCAAGAAGGTACATATACACAACCAGATGGGCTTAGTGCTTTTTGTGGAAGTATTGCTCAGGATTCACAAGGTAATATCGGGTTAGCATATACAGTAGTAAGCACTAGTGTATATACTTCATTACGATACACTGGTCGATTAGCTAGTGATCCGGTAGGAACGATGACTGTTGCAGAACAGGTTTCTGCAGATGGAGATAGCCAAAATAATAGAGGTGATGGTCGTTACGGAGATTATGGTCAAATGACTATTGATCCATTAGATGATAAAACTTTCTGGCATATTAGTGAGTATATGAAAGGACCAGCTCCTAATGTGAGAAAGAGTCATGTTGTAGCTTTTAGAATTGAACCAGATACTCCAGATACAGAAGCTCCTACAGCTCCTGCTAATCTAACTGCATCTAATACTACTGATGTTTCTACTTCATTGAACTGGGACGCATCTACTGATAATATAGGAGTTACTGGATATGACGTATATCAAGATGGTACGGTAGTGGCAACTGTGGCTACAACTACAGCAGATATTACTGGGTTAACAGCAAGTACCTCTTATGATTTCTCTGTAAAAGCAAAAGATGCAGCAGGAAATGAATCTGTTGCAAGCGCAACAATTACTGTTACTACAGTTGCACCAGATACTCAGGCGCCAACTGTACCCGCAAATTTAACAGCATCTAATACTTCGGCAGGTCAAACAACCTTAAACTGGGATGCATCTACGGATAATGTGGGTGTTGCAGGATATGATGTATTACAAGACGGAGCAGTAGTTGCTACTGTAACCGCTACAACTAATATAGTAACTGGACTTTCTCCTGAGACTACATATGAGTTTAAGGTGTTAGCTAAAGATGCTGCCGGAAATGAATCAGCTACCAGTACACCAATAAGTGTAACTACTCTAGCTGCAACAGGGTGTTTAAATGGAGTTGCTGTTCCATATAGTGAAAGTTTTGAAAGTGATTTTGGAGGATGGACACAAGCATCAGGAGATGATCTGGACTGGTCAAGAGATTCTGGTGGTACACCTTCTAATAATACAGGACCTTCAAGTGCAGATGATGGATCAACTTATATTTATGTTGAAGCATCTGGAAATGGTACTGGATACCCAAACAAGAGAGCAATTCTTAATTCTCCTTGTGTTGACCTTAGTGGTGCTACAGCGGCTATATTTTCATTTAGATATCATATGTATGGTGCTACCAATTTTGGATCACTAGATGTTGAAGCGAGTAATGATGATGGTGCAACCTGGACAAGTATTTGGAACCAAAGCGGAAACCAGGGGAACTCATGGCAAACAGCTACAATAGATTTGGCAGCGTATCTTGGGGTTGGACTACAATTACGATTTAATCGTGTAACTGGGAATACCTGGCAAGCCGATGCAGCAATAGATAAAATATCACTTACTAGTGATACTGCAGGAAATTGTGCTACTGGTGATTTATCATTAAGTATAACATTTGATAACTATCCAGAAGAAACTTCTTGGACATTGACCGATGCAGGAGGTACAACCGTGGCTTCAAAAAGTTATTCTACGGCAAATCCAGATGGGTCTACCGTTACAGAAACTATTAGTGCACCAGCTTCAGGAAGTTATACATTTACAATTTCTGATTCTTTTGGAGACGGAATTTGCTGTTCTTATGGTAATGGCTCTTACACATTATCAAGTAGTGCAGGTGCAATTGCATCAGGAGGAGAATTCACAAATTCTGACGCTACAGAGTTTTGTGTTCAAGGATCAAGTGTAAGGCTGGATACTTATGAATTAACAGATGTTAACTCAAATGACAAACGATTTATGTTGTATCCAAACCCAACTAATGGTATTTTAAATATATCAGTTGGTAAGACACCAATCCAAAAACTAGAGATTTTCTCTATGTTTGGTCAAAAAGTTCGTAGCATTGATGACCAGGGAATTAAGCAAATCGATGTAAGTAATCTTACTGCAGGGACTTATTTTGCAAGAATTACTGCTAAAGAAACTATTGTTACAAGAAGTTTTATTGTAGCAAAATAA